From the genome of Tachypleus tridentatus isolate NWPU-2018 chromosome 6, ASM421037v1, whole genome shotgun sequence:
TAAGTGTAAGATCTCACTCATAATTTGTTAATAAGTGTTTGACCTCACTCACAATTTGTTAATAAGTGTAAGACCTCACTCATAATTTGTTAATAAGTGTAAGACCTCACTCACAATTTGTTAATAAGTGTAAGACCTCACTCACAATTTGTTAATAAGTGTAGGACCTCACTCACAATTTGTTAAGAAGTGTAAGACCTCACTCACAATTTGTTAAGAAGTGTTTGACCTCACTCACAATTTGTTGACAAGTGTAGGACGTCACTCACAATTTGTTAATTTTCCTTCTTCCTATTCATGTTTTCTAGGTGACTCAAACCTAATTACCGTCTAGACCAATCAAATCGTTTTATGCGTTTcagttctttctttgtttttctcaGAAGAAATTTGAAAACGGAAATTACTGATAGATATAAATTCAGCTTAACATCATCTGTTTTCTGTTAGTGGTAAGTCGTTTTAGAGTTCGACAACATGCTCATCATAGTCaccatcacctaccgccaactctttcaccaTGACATCACGTGAAAAGGTCATTACTGAAAATCCCTAGTCTGTGACACTGTCAAATCGCGTTTTGAAGTGAACATGTGACATAATgttccatttttttaaatttttcacctTTTCTCGTATTTCGTAAAAGTATTAAAGTATCGGCGCTAATGATTCATCGGTTAATAAAGTTACAGTAAATATCACATGATCAAAATAGGAATGaatgaataagaaataaatatatcctAACATGAGgcctattattattaaatacaatatttgaaataattttaattgtgtgttttatCTTGACAAGCTCAATCTATATTAGTGAAAGGGTGTTCACAATGTTCGTTACTTTCAGGGGTACATAATGTACAATTTTAATTGTGTGTCTTGACAAGCTCAATCTATATTAGTGAAAGGGTGTTCACAATGTTCGTTACTTTCAGGGGTACATAATGTACAATTTTAATTGTGTGTCTTGACAAGCTCAATCTATATTAGTGAAAGGGTGTTCACAATGTTCGTTACTTTCAGGGGTACATAATGTACAATTTTAATTGTGTGTCTTGACAAGCTCAATCTATATTAGTGAAAGGGTGTTCACAATGTTCGTTACTTTCAGGGGTACATAATGTACAATTTTAATTGTGTGTCTTGACAAGCTCAATCTATATTAGTGAAAGGGTGTTCACAATGTTCGTTACTTTCAGGGGTACATAATGTACAAttttaattgtgtgttttatCTTGACAAGCTCAATCTATATTAGTGAAAGGGTGTTCACAATGTTCGTTACTTTCAGGGGTACATAATGTACAAttttaattgtgtgttttatCTTGATAAGCTCAATCTATATTAGTGAAAGGGTGTTCACAATGTTCGTTACTTTCAGGGGTACATAATGTACAAttttaattgtgtgttttatCTTGACAAGCTCAATCTATATTAGTGAAAGGGTGTTCACAATGTTCGTTACTTTCAGGGATACATAATGTACAAttttaattgtgtgttttatCTTGACAAGCTCAATCTATATTAGTGAAAGAATGCACAATGTTCGTTACTTTCAAGTGTacataatatacaattttaattgtgtgttttatCTTGACAAGCTCAATCTATATTAGTGAAAGGATGTTCACAATGTTCGTTACTTTCACGTGTACATAATgtacaatttttttgtaaaaaaggTTTTTCTTTCTCAAAGATGTATTACTGTAAATTAGTTTAAATGTGGAGATCAAAATCAATGAGtttgtatttataacatattatgaTATAGTTTCAAAAAGGTAATAAGCTTCTCTATACCTCAATCTTTATTTCACCAATGTTTCTTACTCTTATTTTGGTGAAATTTGTGGACGACCCCTAAAGTCACGCTGGTTTTGGCGGTTTACTGACATTCCGACTAGGTGGAGCTTATACATGACTTCTGACAGTCAATCACTTACGATTTTGACTCCATTTTCAGGAATGGACAAACAATTCTGGTTCCAGCTTTTCTTAAGTGGAACAGGAATGGGGTGGGAGGTGGCAAAAAGGCACATGATTGGTCAAAATCTCACAGTAGATTAATGGACAGAATTACTTAATAAATCGGTTATGATATTAGAAGGTATTTTTACAGTTGAATTTTGGatcttcaataataatattaaccatGTTCAACTTGTGATTCGGCGCTACAGTTGAACATTTCTGGATGAAATGTTTTCTACAAGTTTTCTGAAATAGAAACTTCGAATGTACCAGTGTAATTATACTGAAGAACCTAATTTCTTAACGAAATAAATACCTAAAGATCTTGACTTTTGACAGACTAACGTATAATAAACTTaccaaaacaagtttttattgacagaataaaatatttagttgataaaatgatttcaaattgaTGCGAGGTGTTCGTCAACCATAAGTAACATGAATTAGGGACGTATCAGCTAAATTATCGTGGATAGTAAAACAACAGCAGAAATGAAGTTTAAAACGATAGAAATTGAGAAAGCAAGAAGATGAAATACATATAGACATACTTACCCAGTAGCACCAGACCCTGCAGGAGACAACACCATCCGCCTTTCTCCTCTGTTCTCTTCAGCTTTTCGTTTACATGGTAGTTGCCTCAAACTGTTTGTTATCTTTGTCTTCACTGATGATAAAGTGTCGCAAGTTGGATTTAAAGAGTCATTACTCCTGTTGGAGTCctgtttgatttcttttaaatGGATCCTTGGAGAATCCCTGACAGAATCCTGTTGGATAAACTTACCTGGAGGATGAGCAGGAACTCTGGTAATAAGAGCTAAGCCTATACTAACAAATATACAAGGTTTAGCATTTTCTTTTACCTCATTACAAGCTTCAAACGTATCTTTAATACAAATGGGTGACAGAAGTTTAGGTGAATCCATTTTAACAGTCGTCTTATTATCAAATTCCACAAGACTAGATGTTGTTTCATCAGACCTTCTTCGTGTTATACTGTTTGAGCAAATGTTACTACAAGATAAGTCCCCTTTGGCAACTGTATTGATAACACTGGTTACATGAGGAAAACATGGAGGCTTCACTGGGCGATTGGTTTCTCTAATCTTTTGAGGCTGTTTCTTGGATATACTTACAGACTTAGATGATGATGTGTTCTTTGCTGAGAATAAATCAGATTTtccttttaaagtattattttctttccttttggaTGAAGAACTCATTTGAAATGTGTACAACCCCTTTCTCTCAAGATTGATGTATCAGACACAAGTTCTTTAGGTTTAGTTTTTGAGCCACTCTTTTTGACAACATCATTTTTACACTGTGTTTCTTCACTGTTGGGCTTTACTTCTaaattactagttttatttttacccTTGTAACGTTTACACTCTGTTTCTTCATTATCAGAAAAACATAATACACTTTGATAATAACTGTTATATTTCTttgaagtttctttgttttccgCAGGTTTTTTGTCTCCATGTCCTTTTCTGACTTCTTCATTTGATTTTGGTGAggttgaacatttaatattacaggAAATTGTGCTGTTTTCTAAAGTGTAACATGGTTGGATACAATTGGTCCCTAATGGTCCACAATCAGCCCTGGGGACAAATGATCTGGACACCTCAGGACAAGAATAAAAACTGATACTAAATTCATCATGGACTATTTGTGGAGCTTCTATTTCTGGACCTTCTTCAAGTCTTGTGGCATCACAGTTCTCTTCTATGTCTAATTTTACATTCACCTGTTGCTGTTTAGGAACATCGTTGTCTATTAGCCTGTCATTATCATTATTACCTGACCATTGAAACCTTTGACCTAAGCTCATTTCATTTTGTCCAGAAACTTTCAGATGTATTTCAGTAATTTGTTCTACATCCGATGAACCATACTTTGGATTAAACTGCTCTTCTTGTGCAGGAGAAGAAACATGGGAGAGCAGAACTTGAATCTCACGATTCATGGGTAGGTTTCCAGCATCAAAGTCAAGAAATTGAGGGCTTGGACTAAAATTGTGGacagaataaatgaaaacaaaaataaatcaacatttaTCTCTatgtactaaaaatataattaatactgaGTTAAATGATTTgacaatataattaattaacaaatgatTGCATTTCttgttatttctaataaaagtaaaaccgattaaacaataaaaattgatGCTATCATTTGTCTTCATCACAGACGTTTAAAAATATGACTTGACAAAATACATATAGTGAGTTGTAGACTTTGAGAatattagaaaatacataataaagttttaatatcagtaaaaccttagtggaacaagtatcaatgtcatgaggacctgttaaaaatacatagtaaagttttaatatcagtaaaaccttagtggaacaagtatcaatgtcatgaggacctgttaaaaatacatagtaaagttttaatatcagtaaaaccttagtggtataagtatcaatgtcatgaagacctgttagaaaatacatataaagttttaatatcagtgaaACTTTAGTGGAacaagtatcaatgtcatgaggacctgttaaaaatacatagtaaagttttaatatcagtaaaaccttagtggaacaagtatcaatgtcatgaggacctgttaaaaatacatagtaaagttttaatatcagtaaaactttAGTGGAacaagtatcaatgtcatgaggacctgttagaaaatatatataaagttttaatatcagtaaaaccttagtggaacaagcatcaatgtcatgaggacctgttagaaaatacacaataaaattttaatatcagaaaaaccttagtggaataagtatcaatgtcatgaggacctgttagaaaatacataagaaagttttaatatcagtaaaaccttagtggaataagtatcaacgtcatgaggacctgttaaaaatacgtaataaagttttaatatcagtaaaaccttagtggaataagtatcaacgtcataaggacctgttagaaaatacatataaagttttaatatcagtaaaaccttagtggaataagtatcaatgtcatgaacacctgttagaaaatacataataatgttttaatatcagtaaaactttAGTGGAacaagtatcaatgtcatgaggacctgttagaaaatacataagaaagttttaatatcagtaaaaccttagtggaataagtatcaacgtcatgaggacctgttaaaaatacatagtaaagttttaatatcagtaaaaccttagtggaacaagtatcaatgtcatgaggacctgttaaaaatacatagtaaagttttaatatcagtaaaactttAGTGGAacaagtatcaatgtcatgaggacctgttagaaaatacatataaagttttaatatcagtaaaaccttagtggaacaagcatcaatgtcatgaggacctgttagaaaatacacaataaagttttaatatcagaaaaaccttagtggaataagtatcaatgtcatgaggacctgttagaaaatacataagaaagttttaatatcagtaaaaccttagtggaataagtatcaacgtcatgaggacctgttaaaaatacgtaataaagttttaatatcagtaaaaccttagtggaataagtatcaacgtcataaggacctgttagaaaatacatataaagttttaatatcagtaaaaccttagtggaataagtatcaatgtcatgaacacctgttagaaaatacataataatgttttaatatcagtaaaactttAGTGGAacaagtatcaatgtcatgaggacctgttagaaaatacataagaaagttttaatatcagtaaaaccttagtggaataagtatcaacgtcatgaggacctgttaaaaatacatagtaaagttttaatatcagtaaaaccttagtggaacaagtatcaatgtcatgaggacctgttaaaaatacatagtaaagttttaatatcagtaaaactttAGTGGAacaagtatcaatgtcatgaggacctgttagaaaatacatataaagttttaatatcagtaaaaccttagtggaacaagtatcaatgtcatgaggacctgttagaaaatacacaataaagttttaatatcagaaaaaccttagtggaataagtatcaatgtcatgaggacctgttagaaaatacatagtaaagttttaatatcagtaaaaccttagtggaacaagtatcaatgtcatgaggacctgttaaaaatacatagtaaagttttaatatcagtaaaactttAGTGGAacaagtatcaatgtcatgaggacctgttagaaaatacatataaagttttaatatcagtaaaaccttagtggaacaagca
Proteins encoded in this window:
- the LOC143251847 gene encoding uncharacterized protein LOC143251847 → MSSSSGSSCSSSDESDSEDSNVSGRSSSEKHSTQGWGLANFMEKKNVPPPLRNLSTTVTQPEKQTVFNNSHMDLADEDSVNWILGKYSSTDIKDYLQSPSPQFLDFDAGNLPMNREIQVLLSHVSSPAQEEQFNPKYGSSDVEQITEIHLKVSGQNEMSLGQRFQWSGNNDNDRLIDNDVPKQQQVNVKLDIEENCDATRLEEGPEIEAPQIVHDEFSISFYSCPEVSRSFVPRADCGPLGTNCIQPCYTLENSTISCNIKCSTSPKSNEEVRKGHGDKKPAENKETSKKYNSYYQSVLCFSDNEETECKRYKGKNKTSNLEVKPNSEETQCKNDVVKKSGSKTKPKELVSDTSILRERGCTHFK